In Deltaproteobacteria bacterium, the sequence CGCTTTTCTGATGCTCGGCGCGGCTCTGTGGATTTTTGTTGTCGTGCCCGGCGCGCTGTTCCTGCGCCGCCAACCCGAAGACATGGGGCTATTGCCCGATGGCGCGCTAGCTCTTGCGGAGAAGCCTACCGGAGAGAAAAGCGACGGACACGGAAGCACGCCCACCGAGCGCAGCGCCACCTTGCGCGAAGCCATGGGCACGAAGGCCATGTGGCTGCTGGTTGCGGCGGCGACTTTCTCGTCGCTCTCCACCGGCGGCGTGGCGTTTCATCTGGTCGCCTATTTCACCGATCTAAAAATTCCCGCCGCCCTCGCCGTCGGTGCTCTCAGTTTGATGGCGTTGACCGGTGCCTTCGGCAGCGGCCTGTGGGGCACGTTGGCGGAGCGGGTTCATCCACGCCGGCTGGCGCTGTTCACCATGTGTCTGTCGGCGACGGCAGTGGCATTACTCACCCAAGTGAGGGTGGTGCCGATGGCGTTTGTGGTCGCGGTCTTGTTCGGTCTGTCGGCGCGCGGCGGCTTTGTTTTAATGCACGTGCTGATCGCGCGCTACTACGGCCGGCGCTCCTTCGGCGCGATCAGCAGCGTGCTCGAACCGTTTCACAAGGGCGGCCTCGGCGTCGGCGCCTTGATTGCGGGGCTGGGCTTCGACTACGCCGGCAACTACCGGCTGGTTTTCTGGGTTTTCGTGACCAACTACCTGATCGCCGCGATGCTGACGTTTCTAGCGCGCCAACCGAAGATCGCCGGGGGTGACGCCAAAGCGTTTTAGCAGCCGAGTCTATCCGTCCTATTTATAGCGCTGCTCGTATTGCTTCTTCAGCGCTTCCGCTTCTTCAGGCTTCAGACCTTTTAGCCAGAGATGTTCGTCTTGGCGCAGCAGGTCTGCGACTACTTTTTCATATTTTTGTTTCATCGCCGGGCCCTTGGTGTCGGCCACTTTGACGACTGCGGGTAGAAACTTTTGGTAGAAGTGCTTCGACACTTCGTACATGCCGTGCCAGTGGGTGTAGTCCGGCCCCATCATGCTAGCGCCGTGGCGGGCGCGGCGGCCTTCGTGGTGCCAGAGCTCGTAGAAGACCCATTGGACCTCGTGCTCGAAGGGTGCGGCGGGATTCAAAACTTTGTCGGCGGTCAATTGGTCCATGATCTTTTGCGCCGGCCGGGCGAACTTGTCGTTGTATAAAATCACCAGGTCGTCGAACTGCTTGTAAAAGTTATTCACATAGGTGTCGTTGTGACAGTTGAGACAAACGCCTTTCATGTTTTTGCGCCGGTCTTCCCAGGTGAGAATGCTTTTGACTTTGCGCATGACCTTCTTGTTGACCAGCGCTTCGTTCTCGACCACTTTGTCGACGGTTTCGACCTGATCGCCGATCTTGGGCAGCGCGCGGGTGTCGGGATAGTCTTCTTTGAACCCGTCTTCGTAAGTGACCCGGTTGATTTTGGTGCTGATCACCGGGCGCAGCGTCCAGCTAATGCGCTCGCCGACGTCGTGATTATTCCCGGCGTTGACGCCCTGCGGCGTCATATGGCCGCTGATATGGCAGGTCGCGCAGGTCGGTGCGGCGGCGTAGTCGCGCCCGAGAATCCAATCGCCGACTTTGTTGAGCGCCATCTTGTCGCGGTTGGCGTGAAAGGCGATGCCGTGCTTCGACTCATTATAGATTTCGATCTGCGGATGATCCGGCCCCATGTGGCACTTGCCGCAATTTTCCGGCGAGCGCGCCACGGCGGCTTGGAAGCTGTGGCGCGAGTGGCAAGCGTGGCACGAGCCCTTCGAGCCATCCGGATTCAAACGCCCCATGCCGCTGTTGGGCCAGGTGGTCGGATCGATCACCGGCTTGTTGTCTTTGCCGATGCGCAGGATTTCGCCTTTTTCGTCGCGCTTGAATTTGATGATGCTGCCGTGGCATTGCCAGCAGCCGTTGACGGCGTCGGCGACGTTGCCGGGTTTGCCGGCGATGCGCTCGGCGAGAATGTTGTCCAGGCTGGCGAGAATTTCGCCGGCCTTGGCGTGATGGCTCTTGGCAAATTCTTGATGCTGCTTGGTATGGCAGCGGGCGCAGTCCTTCGGTGTGACCAGCGCGGAGATTAACACACCCTCGTGGTTCCAGGCGTCGATGTCGCCCTTCTCTGCTTGATGGCAGTCGACGCAGCCGACGCCCAACTGGGCATGGCGCGAGCCTTCCCAATCTTTGACCAGCGCCGGCGCATCGGTCTTGTGACATTTCATGCAGCCGGAGTTGGCGGCGGTGACGACGGGTTCGAGCCGTTGTTCGACGCGGTGCTTTTTCGATTCTTGATAGGCGACAAGCAATAGCGCGCCAAGAAAGAGAAATGACAACCCGGCGACAATCCAGCGTTTGATATTGAGCGACATCGATCCTCCGCTACGCCGCGAAGGCTTCCCATACTGTTAGAATGAGAAAGCCCAGAAATGCGATCACGCCTAAAATGACCGGAACTTTATCCGAAATCTTCCAGCGCCGAGTCATCCAGGCTTCGATGAACGGCCAGAAAAAGGCGATGGCGCCGATGGCCATTGTTAGCACGACGCTGAGTTTCAGTGACGTCAACTTCAGCAAGCGAAAATTGAAATAGAAATACCATTCGGGCTTGATGTGCGCGGGCGTTTCATTTGGATTGGCCGGCTCGCCGAGGCGCGCTCGACAGCAGTCAAAGTCAAGGGTGGCACCATGCTGTTTCTCGCCGGACATACGGCGAGCCAGCCCAATCCCAACGCGGACTTGGGCAACTTCGAAGCTCAGTTCAAAGCGGTGTTCGACAAGATCGGCAATACTCTGAAACAAGACGGCGGAACCGTCGACGACATTGTCTAGATCGGGGTGTTTCTAACCGACCTGCGCTACGCGCCGCAGTTTAGCAAACTCGCCAAAAGCTGTTTAAAAAAGGCTACCCGGCCATCACCTTCGTCGAAGTCAGCCATCTGGCGCGGCCGACCAGCGTGATAGAAGTGCAGCCGATCGCGGTGCTGCCATAGCTATCGAGCTGCAACTACCTCACACAAAGGCGCGGGGATCGCAAAGGTTCGTAGCGGTGAGAGTTTGGTTATTCTTGCAGCTTGCCATCCAAGGTGTTAGAAAAGATTTCTCCGTGGTCGCATAGCTCAGATGGTTAGAGCGCGCGCCTCACATGCGCGAGGTCGTAGGTTCGATTCCTACTGCGACCACCATTTCTTCTGGCGGTCCTGTAAATTTTCCGCCGCAGACCTGCGCCCAAAGACTTGCCAAGGTTCTGCACCGCATCGGTCATACGTTCCATCACCGTCTTGCAACAATCACAACCCTTAGGCGATGAACAAATTCCCAGCGTCGCTCCGACTCCCACCGGCCTCAATCCTGCGAATTACACGGCCACTTTGGAGGCCGGATTCAGGGAAATACGCACTACGAACTCTTGCGCTTTTTAAGCTCTTCGATTAGCTGCGGCACGACCTTGAAAAGATCGCCAACGACGCCGAAGTCAGAGTATTGAAAGATTGGCGCTTCGGCGTCCTTGTTGATTGTGATGATATATTTCGAGGTCTTCATGCCGGACAAATGTTGCACCGCGCCGGAAATGCCCAAGGCAAAATAGATGTCTGGCTTGACCGTTTTGCCGGTTTGACCGATCTGCATGGCGTAGGGGACCCATCCCGCATCTACCGCGGCGCGGCTGGCACCGACGGCACCGCCCATCAGTTCTGCTAGCTCCCGCAAAATCGCAAACTGCTCTTCTCCCTTTAGGCCGCGCCCGCCGGACACGACAACTTTCGCGCCTTCCAACGACGGTCCCTCGCGCTTAACAACGACGCGCTCTTTCATGTGTACTTTGCGCAGCGCATCGCCCGCTGCCGCTGGAACTTCTTCCACCGCTAGCGGTTGTTCGTTAATCTTGGGCTCGAATGATTTCGGGCGCACGACCAGAAGTTTTGTTCCAGAATGGACCAGCGTGCTGGTGTTTTGGTAGCTCGCTCCGAGGGCCGGAATGGTTGCTACGACGCTCCCGTCTGTCAATTCGAAATCGCCAACGTCGGTTATCGCGCCGCAATCCAGGCGGGCGCTCAAATTGGCAATGAGATCACGCCCAGAATAGCTCGATGCACACAACAGCACGGCTGGTTTGTATTGGGCGATCAGTCCGGCGACAGACTCCGCTGCCGGGAGTGTCAGATAATCACGATAAACCGCATCGGCGCAGCGATAGACCTTGCTGGCGCCATGTTTAGCCAGGGTTTGTGCCGCGTCATCGGGAGCCGGGCCGAGCAGGATTGCCTCGGCTTTGCCGACCTCGGACGCCTTGGCGAGCATTTCCAGGCTCGTGGTGGTAATGCGATCGTCGCTTACTTCAGCGTATACCCAAATTGTCTCGGCCACTTTAGATCACCTTGATTTCAGCAAGAAAGTCCGCAATCTGCTTGCCGCCTTCCCCTTCGTCGGTCACCATCTTACCGGCCTCGCGCTTGGGCGGGCGGCCGATGGTTAAAACTTTTTCCCGCGCGCCTTTTTCGCCCACTTGATCGGCGGGCACTCCCAGGTCTGCTGCGGTCATAACTTTGATCTCTTTTTTCTTGGCCGCCATGATGCCTTTTAGTTGCGGATAGCGCGGCTCGTTGATGCCGCTGGCGCAGGCCACCAACGCTGGCAATGTCGATTGGACAACGTCGAAGCCGGCTTCGCTCTGGCGTTTGATGGCGATCTTATTGCCATCCACCGTGATTTCGCGCGCGAACGTCAGCGGCGGAATGCCGAGCAGTTGGGCGATCTGGCCATGGACGATGCCGGCGTAGCTGTCCCCGGCCTCGGTGGCACAGATCACCAAATCGAATTCGAGTTTCTTGATTGCGGCGGCCAGCAGTTTAGCCGTGGCGAGTGTGTCGGAACCGGCCACCGTGTCATCTAGAACATGGATCGCTGAGGTGACGCCCATCGCGAGGGCATTGCGGATGCCAATAGTCGCGTCGCTCGTTCCCATGGTCACGAGCGTCACCGCACCGCCAAGTTTTTCGGTCAGCCGCAGCCCTTCTTCGACGGCGCTGGCCGCCATCGGATCGAGCTCGTGGGGCACGCCTTTGCGAATCATGCGCTTGGTGTTCCCATCTAACTCGATCGTAACCGTACTGGCAGGAATAACCTTACCACAGACGACGACGTTCAATGTTCAGTTCTCCCTTGGTTGGAACTAACAGGTTACAGATACAACAAAGGCGCCTTTGCGGGCAAGGCGCCTTGTTGAATAAATGGCCGATTGTCGGCTAGCGGTTCAAAAGATTGTTAGGCCAACCACTCCTTAACGTTGCCATCCATGACTACGTCGAGGATTTCTTTACAGTCGGCGATCGCCTGATCGACGACCTTCTGATCATCCTTCAAGTGCGGCAAGCCAGTGCCGACGGCTTTTTTAATAGCCTGGATGAATTCTTTAAACTGCTGATCTAATGCCTCAGTGTTGGGTGCTGCGTCCATGGATTCCTCGATTCCAAATTATGTGTAGAGCCGGCCCTTGTTAGGATCGGGAATCGTTAGTCCCAACTTCGTCAACAAGGTGTCGATTTCTTCTTTGTACTGGGCACGGGCCACGGCATTGGGACGGCGCTTCAGTCCCCAGTGCATGTACCGTTCAGAGCGGTAAGATTTACTGTTGCCAAACATGTCGAGACCTTTGACGTACCAATAGTCGACCGCGTTTTGCGCACGCTCCTTACTTTCGCCGCCCTTGGCGGCCATTTCGGAGAGTGCGTTGACGCCGAAGTCGACATGCCCTTCTTCTTCCCGGATCATATCGGGATCCTCAACCAGGCGGGCCAGAGGCAGATAGGTGCAGCCGATGAACTCTTCGAGTTGGAAACGGCCTACCCGGTCAATCAAAGCACCGAACACCGCGTAGTCTTCCCAGGTTTGGATTTTGCCGCGGAACGCTTCGACGTAGCGATCCTGATTGGAACGGC encodes:
- a CDS encoding electron transfer flavoprotein subunit beta/FixA family protein, translated to MNVVVCGKVIPASTVTIELDGNTKRMIRKGVPHELDPMAASAVEEGLRLTEKLGGAVTLVTMGTSDATIGIRNALAMGVTSAIHVLDDTVAGSDTLATAKLLAAAIKKLEFDLVICATEAGDSYAGIVHGQIAQLLGIPPLTFAREITVDGNKIAIKRQSEAGFDVVQSTLPALVACASGINEPRYPQLKGIMAAKKKEIKVMTAADLGVPADQVGEKGAREKVLTIGRPPKREAGKMVTDEGEGGKQIADFLAEIKVI
- a CDS encoding MFS transporter, with protein sequence MKSTFFYGWIIVGISMIAGFLGSGVSNVTMAVVLKPISEDLHWSRALTASAITLGSIGGGLLAPIFGPIADRLGPRYLLPCGAALVGTLVMALSLSHQPWQFYATFVPARALAETLLTGVVPMTAVANWFYAKRPRALGMVALSIPFGSFALSLIYQSMIVAYGWRSAFLMLGAALWIFVVVPGALFLRRQPEDMGLLPDGALALAEKPTGEKSDGHGSTPTERSATLREAMGTKAMWLLVAAATFSSLSTGGVAFHLVAYFTDLKIPAALAVGALSLMALTGAFGSGLWGTLAERVHPRRLALFTMCLSATAVALLTQVRVVPMAFVVAVLFGLSARGGFVLMHVLIARYYGRRSFGAISSVLEPFHKGGLGVGALIAGLGFDYAGNYRLVFWVFVTNYLIAAMLTFLARQPKIAGGDAKAF
- a CDS encoding RidA family protein gives rise to the protein MLFLAGHTASQPNPNADLGNFEAQFKAVFDKIGNTLKQDGGTVDDIV